Proteins encoded by one window of Erysipelothrix rhusiopathiae:
- a CDS encoding membrane lipoprotein lipid attachment site-containing protein, with the protein MKKIIVLLTMILILTGCGSKSIDVTFKSDEPKMIGDLTGKVLNTSEETWKDGIPTFDEEYLPFFLGWMYNDEVINIESFNFDELKKDVVLVAKWDEEALQKSVKDKEEKEKIEKEKRLAKEREEAAIKAKEKEQENEEKADEFISMASAMLEKNFEGRATHDVYKETLEGKKIIKIRMNVTDSDTIDAFAYNITKGMFKDEMKYFMKNLKNMEREMVSANKSDRKIVYIINNPANEDSMLYFSVDGITSESLFQE; encoded by the coding sequence ATGAAGAAAATTATAGTTTTATTAACAATGATTTTAATATTAACAGGATGTGGATCTAAGTCAATTGATGTCACGTTTAAAAGTGACGAACCAAAAATGATTGGAGATTTAACTGGAAAAGTTCTCAACACATCAGAAGAGACTTGGAAAGATGGTATTCCAACATTCGATGAAGAATATTTACCGTTTTTCTTGGGTTGGATGTATAACGATGAAGTTATTAATATTGAATCGTTTAATTTTGATGAGTTAAAGAAAGATGTAGTCTTAGTAGCTAAATGGGATGAAGAAGCACTTCAAAAATCTGTAAAAGATAAAGAAGAAAAAGAGAAAATTGAAAAAGAAAAACGTTTAGCTAAAGAACGTGAAGAAGCAGCAATTAAAGCCAAAGAAAAAGAGCAAGAGAATGAGGAAAAGGCTGATGAATTCATTAGTATGGCAAGTGCTATGTTGGAAAAAAACTTTGAAGGAAGAGCAACGCATGATGTTTATAAAGAAACTCTTGAAGGAAAAAAAATAATCAAAATTAGAATGAATGTTACAGATTCTGATACAATTGATGCCTTCGCATATAATATTACTAAAGGAATGTTTAAGGATGAGATGAAATATTTCATGAAAAACCTAAAAAATATGGAACGCGAAATGGTTTCTGCGAATAAATCGGACCGTAAAATCGTTTACATAATTAACAATCCTGCTAATGAAGATAGTATGTTGTATTTTAGTGTAGATGGCATTACAAGTGAGAGTTTATTTCAAGAATAA
- a CDS encoding Type 1 glutamine amidotransferase-like domain-containing protein: MGTIVTIGGGTDVFGSAPAIEKKLVAMTRKAKPRVLVLPTASSDGVEYIEALTQRFEALGCDVDVLKLVSESPSQAVIQYKLLNTDLIYVGGGDTRMMVKVWRQRGVDHVLKDAYHRGIILAGLSAGSNCWYQYSHSDSESFHNKEDWKFIMTSCLGFIQAVHVPHYNEPGRDTFDEFYKAYPTMPGIALEDGVAMIYEGSKAHIFKEHNHCKAYVFTHVEGLIQKHELHEDDVLEIEINI; encoded by the coding sequence ATGGGAACAATCGTAACAATCGGTGGGGGCACCGATGTATTTGGTAGTGCACCCGCAATTGAAAAGAAATTAGTGGCCATGACACGTAAGGCGAAACCACGTGTCTTGGTATTACCAACCGCAAGCTCTGATGGTGTTGAATATATTGAGGCGCTTACACAACGATTTGAAGCACTTGGTTGTGATGTGGATGTTTTAAAACTTGTTTCGGAGTCTCCATCCCAAGCTGTGATTCAGTATAAATTATTGAATACAGACTTAATTTATGTTGGTGGAGGCGATACACGCATGATGGTTAAGGTTTGGCGTCAACGTGGTGTTGATCATGTTTTAAAAGATGCATATCATCGTGGGATTATTCTTGCTGGACTTAGTGCTGGGTCAAACTGTTGGTATCAATACAGTCATAGTGATTCCGAATCGTTCCATAATAAAGAGGATTGGAAGTTTATCATGACTTCATGTCTTGGTTTTATTCAAGCAGTTCATGTACCCCATTATAATGAACCGGGACGTGATACCTTTGATGAGTTTTATAAAGCTTATCCGACAATGCCAGGGATTGCTTTGGAAGATGGAGTTGCAATGATTTATGAAGGTTCAAAAGCTCATATTTTTAAAGAACATAATCATTGTAAAGCGTATGTATTTACACATGTTGAAGGATTAATTCAAAAGCATGAACTTCACGAAGATGATGTCCTTGAAATCGAAATAAATATATAG
- a CDS encoding HAD family hydrolase: MIQVFASDYDGTLFRNSKVSQKDLEAIKAFQRRGHKFGIVTGRTMHSICAEIDKYGIPVDFIVGINGGVVLSYDHQELFLSNLNQNVVDSLIVDIEAFGVLFYGVNDGYRLSRVVMDASIQPVKPNIPLTDLSDLKHERGVQAMYVVTQSQDKALALTHDINEKYGDRGVVAYQNVSAVDIGMRGISKATGLQEILDFYHFEGPVYTMGDSYNDLPMIDAFCGFVVSDGESSVKAMAQAVFPSVGDAICSLLDKK; this comes from the coding sequence ATGATCCAAGTTTTTGCCAGCGATTATGATGGAACGCTTTTTCGAAATTCTAAAGTCAGTCAAAAAGATCTTGAAGCGATTAAGGCATTTCAAAGACGAGGCCATAAGTTCGGTATTGTGACAGGACGTACAATGCATTCAATATGTGCGGAAATTGATAAATATGGGATACCCGTTGATTTTATTGTTGGGATTAATGGGGGTGTTGTCTTAAGTTATGATCATCAGGAGTTGTTTTTAAGCAATCTTAATCAAAATGTCGTGGATTCACTGATCGTAGATATTGAAGCTTTTGGGGTTTTGTTTTATGGTGTTAATGATGGATATCGCTTAAGTCGTGTGGTCATGGATGCATCAATTCAACCAGTTAAACCTAATATTCCACTTACTGATTTATCGGATTTAAAACACGAACGTGGTGTTCAAGCGATGTATGTCGTGACACAATCGCAGGATAAGGCTTTAGCCCTTACCCATGACATCAATGAAAAATACGGTGATCGTGGTGTTGTTGCCTATCAAAATGTGAGTGCTGTCGATATAGGTATGCGTGGGATTTCCAAAGCAACGGGATTACAAGAAATTCTTGATTTCTATCATTTCGAAGGACCTGTGTATACCATGGGTGATAGTTATAATGACCTTCCAATGATTGATGCGTTTTGTGGCTTTGTGGTTTCTGATGGCGAATCATCGGTGAAAGCAATGGCACAAGCCGTTTTTCCAAGTGTTGGGGATGCGATTTGCTCACTTTTAGATAAAAAATAA
- a CDS encoding NAD(P)/FAD-dependent oxidoreductase, with protein sequence MKETDALIIGKGPAGIQAAVYLKRGNVDTTVIGKDLGASETARDVDNFYGFTSIGGVELVERGINQAIELGIDVVTDEVLSISFDGEGYCVETIHETYKAISVLLATGSHRNIPRIRKIRNYNGRGVSYCAVCDAFFYRGKTVAVVGSAEYAAHEAAELVEIASKVYVLTNGEPITGTFDERCIILEEKVKTVVGEEKVSGVEMESGIIDLDGIFVAIGSATTTDLANKLGLGVENGRILVNENMETNMPGLYAAGDCTFGVQQIAKAVGDGCIAGMNMISYIRGIKRGLKA encoded by the coding sequence ATGAAAGAAACCGATGCATTAATAATTGGTAAGGGACCAGCAGGGATACAGGCTGCCGTGTATCTTAAACGTGGGAATGTGGACACGACTGTAATAGGAAAAGATTTGGGTGCTAGTGAAACGGCTCGTGATGTGGATAACTTCTATGGATTCACATCCATTGGTGGTGTTGAATTGGTTGAACGTGGGATTAATCAAGCCATTGAACTTGGAATTGATGTGGTGACAGATGAAGTGTTATCCATTAGTTTTGATGGTGAAGGGTATTGTGTTGAAACAATCCATGAGACGTATAAAGCCATCAGTGTTTTACTTGCGACGGGATCACATCGAAATATACCGAGAATTCGTAAAATTCGAAATTATAATGGACGTGGTGTTTCTTATTGTGCAGTATGTGATGCGTTTTTCTATCGTGGTAAAACCGTTGCGGTTGTTGGGAGTGCAGAGTATGCAGCCCATGAGGCAGCGGAACTTGTCGAGATTGCATCCAAAGTATACGTGCTTACAAATGGTGAACCGATAACCGGAACCTTTGACGAACGTTGTATCATCCTTGAAGAAAAAGTAAAAACTGTTGTCGGTGAGGAAAAAGTTTCTGGAGTTGAAATGGAATCAGGTATTATTGATCTTGATGGTATTTTTGTCGCAATTGGCTCTGCAACGACAACAGATTTAGCGAATAAATTAGGCTTAGGTGTTGAGAATGGTCGCATTCTTGTGAATGAGAATATGGAAACAAATATGCCAGGATTGTATGCTGCTGGGGATTGTACCTTTGGTGTCCAACAAATTGCGAAAGCCGTTGGAGATGGATGTATTGCGGGTATGAACATGATCAGTTATATTCGTGGTATTAAACGCGGTCTGAAAGCATGA
- a CDS encoding ArsR/SmtB family transcription factor, which yields MNQKELEHDEIKILQETLLAEDEYTDLSMLFKMFADPTRLRIFTILSHQTVCVDDLAEILGMTQSAVSHQLASLRKMNLVRSSKVGKNAYYQLADSHVMQIFSQALDHVKE from the coding sequence ATGAATCAAAAAGAATTAGAACACGATGAAATTAAAATTCTTCAAGAAACACTTTTAGCCGAAGATGAATATACTGATTTATCGATGCTATTTAAAATGTTCGCCGATCCAACCCGTTTAAGAATCTTTACGATCTTGTCACATCAAACGGTTTGTGTTGATGATTTAGCGGAAATTCTTGGTATGACGCAATCTGCTGTCTCACATCAGTTGGCATCACTTCGAAAAATGAATCTTGTAAGAAGTTCAAAAGTTGGAAAAAATGCTTACTATCAACTCGCAGACAGTCACGTAATGCAAATCTTTAGTCAAGCACTCGATCACGTAAAGGAGTAA
- a CDS encoding helix-turn-helix domain-containing protein, with translation MNNLYFEHYSFSRADSPLIVEHCEFDLSTATNAFYWHNDFEIILVKTGLCEIDIEDEVFTAMKDTVVFINPGQTRRIVPRTEGITLDRYIIDHRYPENFNLDLEHKQFETVSLRPELVAMLHVISLEYDASLNDATSSLSPLTYSLFDMLVKYQPRIPVHTDRKHSKIDIVKQGIQYMHKNYKEELTLDQICRDIGISKFYYCRLFKEETDTTINNYLNEVRCHYAYELLSESNLRVGEVAKACGYNSTSYFTKIFKHLFGYPPSHVEKTVV, from the coding sequence ATGAATAATCTTTATTTCGAACATTATAGTTTTAGTCGTGCAGATTCGCCATTGATTGTGGAACATTGTGAGTTTGATCTTTCAACTGCAACCAATGCTTTTTACTGGCATAATGACTTTGAAATCATCTTAGTCAAAACCGGTCTTTGTGAGATTGATATTGAGGATGAGGTCTTTACAGCAATGAAAGACACCGTTGTTTTTATCAATCCCGGTCAAACACGACGTATTGTACCAAGAACAGAAGGAATAACACTTGATCGCTATATCATTGATCATCGTTATCCTGAGAATTTTAATCTTGATTTAGAACACAAACAGTTTGAAACGGTATCACTGAGGCCAGAACTTGTAGCCATGTTGCATGTTATATCACTTGAATACGATGCAAGCCTTAATGACGCCACATCATCACTCAGTCCCTTAACGTATTCCCTTTTTGATATGCTGGTTAAATATCAACCACGAATCCCTGTTCACACCGATCGAAAACACTCTAAAATTGATATTGTGAAACAAGGAATTCAATATATGCATAAAAATTACAAAGAGGAATTAACACTTGATCAAATATGTCGTGATATTGGTATCAGTAAGTTTTATTACTGTCGTCTTTTTAAAGAGGAAACCGATACCACCATCAACAACTACCTCAATGAGGTAAGGTGTCATTATGCTTATGAACTATTAAGTGAGTCAAACCTACGTGTGGGAGAGGTCGCTAAAGCCTGTGGCTATAATTCTACTTCTTATTTTACCAAAATATTTAAACACTTATTTGGCTATCCTCCTTCACATGTGGAGAAAACTGTCGTCTAG
- a CDS encoding M42 family metallopeptidase, with product MKHLIHDLETLLNIKSPTGNTEEAVLFCEERFKALGLKTRRTVKGALIASLEGECTEKEVTLSAHVDTLGCLVKEITSDGKLRLTQLGGYAWSTIEGEHVAIETLSGSFYSGTILTNVASSHVHGALTSTTERTQKNLEVRIDEKVKTHDDVVALGINVGDYVHLDPRCKITDSGFIKSRHLDDKACVIALFGMAEHFVSTKTKPSYTTNFFISTFEEVGHGSSAAIPEKTFEFIAVDMAAPGQGQTSDEFSVTICAKDSSGPYDYELRKRLVALASQNNIPHKIDIYPYYGSDASAALRAGYDFKAGLIGPGVDASHSFERTHEEAIKATIDLGIAYLSSKF from the coding sequence ATGAAACATCTTATCCATGATTTAGAAACACTTTTAAATATTAAAAGTCCTACTGGGAACACTGAAGAAGCAGTGTTATTCTGTGAAGAACGCTTTAAAGCGCTCGGTTTAAAAACACGTAGAACCGTCAAAGGGGCCCTAATCGCTAGTTTAGAGGGGGAATGTACTGAAAAGGAAGTTACCTTATCCGCACACGTGGATACACTTGGTTGTCTTGTAAAAGAGATTACATCTGATGGTAAGCTTCGTCTTACTCAATTAGGGGGTTATGCTTGGTCTACCATTGAAGGTGAACATGTCGCAATTGAAACCCTATCAGGAAGTTTTTATTCCGGTACTATTCTTACCAATGTCGCATCGTCTCATGTCCATGGTGCTTTAACCTCAACAACAGAACGTACACAAAAAAACTTAGAAGTACGTATTGACGAAAAAGTTAAGACACATGATGATGTTGTTGCACTTGGTATTAATGTTGGAGACTATGTTCATTTAGATCCACGCTGCAAGATTACAGATAGTGGCTTTATCAAATCTCGTCATCTCGACGATAAAGCATGTGTTATCGCGTTATTTGGTATGGCCGAACATTTTGTATCCACAAAAACAAAACCCAGCTACACGACCAATTTCTTTATCTCTACCTTTGAAGAAGTAGGACATGGCTCCAGTGCCGCAATCCCTGAAAAGACATTTGAATTCATTGCAGTCGATATGGCAGCACCCGGACAAGGACAAACTTCAGACGAATTCTCAGTAACAATCTGTGCAAAAGATAGCAGCGGCCCTTATGATTACGAACTTCGTAAACGTCTTGTAGCGCTTGCTTCACAAAACAATATCCCTCACAAAATTGATATTTATCCTTACTACGGATCAGATGCTTCCGCTGCATTACGTGCAGGTTATGATTTTAAAGCAGGACTCATCGGTCCTGGTGTTGATGCATCTCACAGCTTTGAACGTACGCATGAAGAAGCCATCAAAGCAACGATTGATCTCGGAATTGCCTACCTCAGTTCAAAATTCTAA
- a CDS encoding 2-dehydropantoate 2-reductase, whose product MKILFAGAGAMGARFGALLHRSGNDIVFADGWQAHRDAINEHGLKMIIDGVDEGFVHIPAVSPKQVEGTFDLVFVFTKAMHLDPMMQDIQHVITDTTRVICLLNGLGNVEVIERYVPKENIFLGVTVWTSGLGGPGIVDAVGTGAIELQQVHQIPSLFNERLLETLNQAGLNVIYSDDVKQSIWNKVALNSVLNTYCTLIDCNVAEYGHYENNRILTELVVDEVIAVANAEGIVLDKDALVSKIEAVYDPQKAGNHYPSLYQDMAAGRKTEIDYLNGAIARLGTKHGIATPVCLAITHMIHAKESVKKTHR is encoded by the coding sequence ATGAAAATATTATTTGCAGGTGCGGGTGCCATGGGTGCTCGTTTTGGTGCCTTATTGCACCGTAGTGGTAATGACATTGTTTTTGCGGATGGATGGCAAGCACATCGAGACGCAATCAACGAACATGGACTCAAGATGATTATTGATGGTGTTGATGAAGGGTTTGTTCATATTCCCGCCGTTTCACCAAAACAAGTCGAAGGAACCTTTGACCTTGTGTTTGTCTTTACCAAGGCGATGCATCTTGATCCCATGATGCAAGACATACAACACGTAATTACAGATACAACACGTGTTATCTGTTTACTGAATGGATTGGGTAATGTAGAGGTGATCGAACGTTATGTTCCCAAAGAGAATATCTTTTTAGGTGTTACGGTATGGACTTCAGGTCTTGGTGGTCCAGGAATCGTTGATGCTGTGGGAACCGGTGCTATCGAACTCCAACAAGTTCATCAAATCCCATCATTATTTAATGAAAGACTCCTAGAGACTTTAAACCAAGCAGGTCTCAATGTTATTTACAGTGATGATGTAAAACAATCAATATGGAATAAAGTTGCTTTGAATTCCGTACTGAATACATACTGTACACTGATTGACTGTAATGTTGCAGAGTATGGACATTATGAAAACAATCGCATCCTCACTGAACTTGTGGTCGATGAAGTAATTGCGGTTGCGAATGCAGAAGGAATTGTGCTTGATAAAGATGCCTTGGTATCAAAAATCGAAGCTGTATACGACCCTCAAAAGGCTGGCAATCATTATCCTTCCCTATATCAAGATATGGCTGCAGGACGCAAAACAGAGATTGACTATCTCAACGGTGCCATTGCACGTCTTGGAACGAAACATGGTATCGCTACCCCCGTATGTTTGGCAATTACTCATATGATTCACGCTAAAGAAAGCGTAAAGAAAACACATCGTTAG
- a CDS encoding restriction endonuclease, which yields MKIFKRFQMLLGFIVFLAGAILALGACFYFLAPGKLEISIQMHGLGLMLMILGFMISGELTKLGQKYEICMCIPGQILLALASLSVIMWILSYSVLRVFDLYYIYMGLIIVWSIGLGILNWWRWPGKCVRPKRPVKQQTHFTEEQAFRNALESQSYQTMCQISKILDIQRQVENQAKLVKPIRIDTCIQNVYSHSLNFDTYENFLKGLDVRYLITLTQWILDPSDWNRLNKEIENDRYNFNGPKSMFDNRFLEIHRLSDYLLNESIELPGGTSDFFRTTRVNTVFVTIASAIAISKLLFFERIAMTLDARHPLYKILSEACFKTDSVVGVYHETHEIYALDPLPGIRVQFEYRYLVNDFYHSKYDQDGRSIFNDVVVDPEKSLHDNICIWLEYYAKNPECAHESITRPIVHACIRRGSLITMTKTKDIIWILRQLENYEAYFKDYQLKYADSFQAYEEEKERDQSLDLACAHIKTDLQFYQYTKDLLSKFCYTVLGRDQEVNPSEMVLYRADGFTYYVRILYMKSCVDQQSVMEGLTSPYYDRADAHVILSNADYTEEARSLAESKQIQLLNGKDLGMIKHYATRKKRIHDLDIIKRLGDLETV from the coding sequence ATGAAGATTTTTAAGAGGTTTCAGATGCTTCTTGGCTTTATTGTGTTTTTAGCCGGAGCAATTCTTGCTTTAGGTGCATGTTTTTATTTCCTCGCACCAGGAAAACTTGAGATATCGATTCAAATGCATGGCTTGGGATTAATGTTAATGATTCTGGGTTTTATGATCAGTGGTGAATTAACCAAACTCGGTCAGAAATATGAGATTTGTATGTGTATCCCAGGACAAATTTTACTTGCATTAGCGTCTTTATCCGTCATCATGTGGATTTTGTCATATTCTGTTTTACGCGTCTTTGACTTATACTACATCTACATGGGACTTATTATTGTTTGGAGTATTGGTTTAGGAATTTTAAATTGGTGGCGTTGGCCCGGGAAATGTGTTCGTCCCAAACGTCCTGTGAAACAACAAACTCATTTTACCGAAGAACAAGCGTTTCGTAATGCACTGGAGTCACAGTCATACCAAACGATGTGTCAGATATCTAAAATACTGGATATTCAACGTCAAGTGGAAAACCAAGCTAAGCTGGTAAAACCAATCCGCATTGATACATGTATTCAAAATGTTTATAGTCACAGTCTAAACTTTGATACCTATGAAAACTTTTTAAAGGGTTTGGATGTCCGTTATTTAATTACTTTAACGCAGTGGATCTTAGATCCATCTGATTGGAATCGTTTGAATAAAGAAATTGAAAATGATCGCTATAACTTTAATGGTCCGAAAAGTATGTTTGATAATCGCTTCTTGGAGATTCATCGTCTCAGTGATTATCTTTTAAATGAGTCGATTGAACTACCGGGAGGAACGTCTGATTTTTTCCGAACAACACGTGTAAATACAGTTTTCGTAACCATTGCGAGCGCCATTGCGATTTCAAAACTTCTATTCTTTGAACGCATTGCAATGACTTTGGATGCACGTCATCCTTTATATAAGATTTTATCGGAAGCGTGTTTTAAAACCGATTCTGTAGTTGGGGTTTATCATGAAACACATGAAATCTATGCATTAGATCCTTTACCGGGAATTCGGGTTCAATTTGAATACCGTTATCTTGTGAATGATTTTTATCATAGCAAATATGATCAAGACGGTCGATCCATCTTTAATGATGTGGTTGTGGATCCTGAGAAGAGTCTTCATGATAACATTTGTATTTGGCTGGAATATTATGCGAAAAATCCAGAGTGTGCACATGAGAGTATTACACGTCCAATTGTGCATGCGTGCATTCGCCGTGGTTCGCTGATTACAATGACAAAAACAAAAGACATTATTTGGATTTTAAGACAACTTGAAAACTATGAGGCATACTTTAAAGATTATCAGTTAAAATATGCGGATTCCTTTCAAGCTTATGAAGAAGAAAAAGAACGTGATCAATCCTTAGACCTTGCATGTGCTCATATAAAAACTGATTTACAGTTTTACCAGTATACTAAAGACTTGCTCAGTAAGTTTTGTTATACGGTGTTGGGACGTGATCAAGAAGTGAACCCATCGGAGATGGTGCTCTATCGTGCAGATGGCTTTACGTATTATGTTCGTATTCTGTATATGAAGTCTTGTGTCGATCAACAATCTGTGATGGAGGGCTTAACTTCTCCCTATTATGATCGTGCAGATGCACATGTTATTCTTTCAAATGCAGATTATACAGAAGAAGCACGAAGTCTTGCGGAATCAAAACAAATTCAATTATTAAACGGTAAGGACTTAGGCATGATCAAACATTATGCAACACGAAAGAAACGCATTCATGATTTAGATATCATTAAGCGTTTAGGGGATTTAGAAACAGTTTAA
- a CDS encoding heavy metal translocating P-type ATPase, with protein sequence MKTIKEVKFELDGLHCADCAGKIERELQKQDYIEDARVDVVLGKAKLKIKEGVDVDDEFVKNVTHSIQSIENIGVSLEGGLQEHPKDEHKGHDHGDAGMSPFIWLGGFIIALRLFMDAPWLNIVTIGVYFVVGWPVLKAFVSGLSRKQFFDENVLMSVATLGALAIGEYGEALGVMVFYSVGEYFQHKAVDDSRASIKALLNKRPQFARKLVDGVEEIVACEAVQVGDRIRINPSDQVPLDGLVVSGNTTFDMSSLTGESMPENIFEGDTILSGSINLSSPIEVEVTKEYSNSTISKMLTLIEASSDNKAKTEIFMTKFSRIYTPIVFVLALVIMLYVGITTGVAYDGIYRGLVFLVISCPCALVLSIPLGYFAGIGRASKSGILIKGGESIEALAAVDGVVFDKTGTLTKGELVVTNVSGREDVLEIAAHLESYSNHPIGKAIVNAYDKPVNLERVSEVKEVFGKGIRGLWDGEPVFVGSLKNVKEEGYDVSSYESDMTSVLVVLNEVLIGGIELDDTLREDSKQLIQDLHKRHIFSIMLSGDRQSVVDRVAKDMGIDDAYGELLPEDKVSQFSKIKAERNATLAYAGDGMNDAAVLGLSDVGFSMGAVGNDLAIEYSDVVLVNDNPHQILETIDIAKKTQRITYMNIILIMVIKILVLVLGSLGLAKMWMAVIADVGVSILAVLNAMRIMRIKR encoded by the coding sequence ATGAAAACAATAAAAGAAGTTAAATTTGAATTGGATGGCTTACACTGTGCCGATTGTGCCGGTAAAATTGAACGTGAGCTTCAAAAACAAGACTATATTGAAGATGCACGCGTTGATGTTGTTTTAGGAAAAGCAAAACTGAAAATTAAAGAAGGTGTTGATGTGGATGATGAATTTGTAAAGAATGTAACCCATTCCATCCAGAGTATTGAAAACATCGGTGTCAGTTTAGAAGGCGGTCTTCAAGAGCATCCTAAAGATGAGCATAAAGGTCATGATCATGGTGATGCAGGGATGTCTCCCTTTATTTGGTTGGGTGGTTTTATCATTGCATTACGACTATTTATGGACGCACCGTGGTTAAATATCGTGACAATTGGGGTTTATTTTGTAGTTGGATGGCCAGTCCTTAAAGCCTTTGTCAGTGGTTTATCACGAAAACAATTTTTTGATGAAAATGTTTTGATGTCGGTGGCTACACTTGGAGCACTTGCCATTGGTGAATACGGAGAAGCCTTGGGTGTTATGGTTTTCTACAGTGTTGGGGAGTATTTCCAACATAAAGCTGTCGATGATTCCCGTGCTTCGATTAAAGCCCTCTTGAATAAACGTCCTCAGTTTGCACGCAAACTTGTGGATGGGGTTGAGGAAATTGTAGCGTGTGAAGCGGTTCAAGTTGGTGATCGCATTCGCATTAATCCTTCAGATCAAGTTCCTTTAGATGGACTTGTAGTTTCAGGGAATACAACATTCGATATGTCATCACTAACCGGTGAGTCGATGCCTGAAAACATTTTTGAAGGGGATACGATTCTTTCGGGATCGATTAACCTTTCATCTCCAATTGAAGTGGAAGTAACAAAAGAATATTCAAATTCCACAATCTCGAAGATGTTAACGCTGATTGAAGCATCTTCAGATAATAAAGCGAAAACAGAAATCTTTATGACGAAATTCTCACGTATTTATACACCAATCGTATTTGTACTCGCGCTTGTGATTATGCTTTATGTCGGTATAACAACAGGGGTAGCCTATGATGGTATCTACCGTGGTCTCGTCTTCTTGGTAATCAGTTGTCCTTGTGCTTTAGTTCTGTCCATTCCGCTTGGTTATTTTGCAGGGATTGGTCGCGCAAGTAAATCGGGTATCTTAATTAAAGGTGGCGAATCGATTGAAGCGCTCGCAGCAGTTGATGGTGTTGTCTTTGATAAGACGGGAACGCTTACCAAAGGGGAACTCGTCGTTACCAATGTTTCAGGACGTGAAGACGTTTTAGAAATTGCAGCACATTTAGAATCGTATTCAAATCACCCAATTGGGAAAGCGATTGTGAATGCATACGACAAGCCTGTAAACTTAGAACGTGTTTCGGAAGTTAAAGAAGTGTTTGGTAAAGGGATTCGAGGACTTTGGGATGGTGAGCCTGTTTTTGTAGGATCGCTTAAAAACGTAAAAGAAGAAGGTTATGATGTAAGCAGTTATGAAAGTGACATGACTTCGGTACTTGTTGTCTTAAATGAGGTCTTAATTGGTGGTATTGAATTGGATGATACACTGCGTGAAGACAGTAAACAATTAATCCAAGATTTACATAAACGTCATATCTTCAGCATCATGTTAAGTGGAGACCGTCAAAGTGTTGTGGACCGTGTCGCCAAAGATATGGGTATTGATGATGCTTACGGGGAATTACTCCCAGAAGATAAAGTTTCTCAATTTTCAAAAATCAAAGCAGAACGCAATGCAACCTTGGCTTATGCTGGGGATGGAATGAACGATGCAGCAGTATTAGGACTCAGTGATGTTGGATTCTCAATGGGAGCAGTCGGAAATGATCTCGCAATTGAATATTCAGATGTTGTCTTAGTGAATGATAACCCGCATCAAATTCTTGAAACCATTGATATTGCGAAGAAAACGCAACGCATTACATACATGAACATTATCTTGATTATGGTTATTAAGATTCTAGTCCTTGTACTTGGTAGTTTAGGACTTGCGAAAATGTGGATGGCCGTTATTGCGGATGTTGGTGTAAGTATTCTTGCAGTTCTTAATGCAATGCGAATTATGCGTATCAAACGTTAA